A section of the Triticum dicoccoides isolate Atlit2015 ecotype Zavitan chromosome 7A, WEW_v2.0, whole genome shotgun sequence genome encodes:
- the LOC119329614 gene encoding protein DETOXIFICATION 16-like produces MGGRGEASSAAMTASSAPLLLPLAPAPAARDEVRRQVGLAAPLVACSLLQYSLQVVSVMFAGHLGELPLSAASVASSFANVTGFSVLLGMGSALDTLCGQSYGAKQYDMLGTHAQRAIFVLMLSSVPLAFVLAFTGQILTALGQNPEISYGAGTYARLLIPGLFAYGLLQCLTKLLQAQNIVHPLVVCSGVTLIFHIVLCWFLVQNSGLGYRGAALATSVSYWFNVILLALYVKFSEAGRRSWHGWSRAVLKDVNLFLSLAIPSTFMTCLEYWAFEMVVLLAGFLPNPKLETSILSISLNTMWMVYTIPSGLSSAISIRVSNELGAGNPQAARLSVLISGIMCLVEGLLVVIITVSVRDVWGYLYSNEEEIVKYVSIMMPILATSNFMDGIQCTLSGAARGCGWQKVCSFINLCAYYAFGIPSAVIFAFVLKIGGKGLWLGIICAMVVQILALLVMMLHTNWDKEAEIARARTRVQESDDTITFA; encoded by the exons ATGGGCGGACGAGGCGAGGCGAGCTCGGCAGCCATGACGGCTTCCTCAgcgcctctcctcctccccctcgcTCCGGCGCCGGCGGCGCGGGACGAGGTGCGGCGGCAGGTGGGGCTCGCGGCGCCGCTGGTGGCGTGCAGCCTGCTGCAGTACAGCCTGCAGGTGGTCTCCGTCATGTTCGCCGGCCACCTCGGCGAGCTCCCCCTCTCGGCCGCCTCCgtcgcctcctccttcgccaacgtcACTGGCTTCAGCGTCCTG CTGGGAATGGGAAGCGCACTCGACACATTGTGCGGGCAATCATATGGGGCAAAACAGTATGATATGCTAGGGACGCATGCTCAGAGGGCTATCTTCGTTCTTATGCTTTCAAGCGTTCCACTGGCCTTTGTATTGGCCTTCACTGGCCAAATTCTTACTGCTCTTGGTCAAAATCCAGAGATATCGTATGGAGCTGGAACATACGCCCGGTTGTTGATTCCCGGTCTTTTCGCATACGGATTGCTTCAGTGCCTTACCAAGTTACTGCAGGCCCAAAATATTGTCCACCCACTGGTAGTTTGTTCTGGGGTGACGTTGATATTCCACATTGTGCTGTGCTGGTTCCTTGTTCAAAATTCCGGTCTTGGCTACAGAGGTGCAGCTCTGGCAACCTCGGTATCTTACTGGTTCAATGTGATATTGCTAGCACTGTATGTTAAATTCTCTGAAGCTGGCAGAAGGAGTTGGCATGGATGGTCAAGGGCGGTGTTAAAGGATGTGAACTTGTTTTTAAGTCTGGCCATTCCATCTACATTTATGACCTG CTTGGAGTACTGGGCATTCGAGATGGTGGTTCTCCTTGCAGGTTTTCTTCCAAATCCAAAACTGGAAACTTCAATTTTATCCATCAG CCTAAACACAATGTGGATGGTTTATACAATTCCAAGTGGCCTCAGCAGTGCAATAAG TATTAGAGTGTCCAATGAATTAGGCGCCGGGAATCCACAGGCAGCACGTCTATCAGTTCTTATTTCAGGAATTATGTGCCTAGTAGAAGGCCTCCTTGTAGTTATCATCACAGTTTCTGTACGAGATGTGTGGGGTTATTTGTACAGCAATGAAGAAGAGATAGTAAAGTATGTATCAATAATGATGCCAATTCTCGCCACTTCTAACTTCATGGATGGAATACAATGCACGCTATCAG GTGCCGCTAGAGGTTGTGGCTGGCAAAAAGTATGCTCCTTCATCAACCTATGTGCTTACTATGCTTTTGGTATCCCTTCAGCTGTTATTTTTGCATTTGTTCTGAAGATCGGTGGTAAG GGGCTTTGGCTGGGAATCATATGTGCCATGGTAGTGCAAATACTAGCTCTGCTTGTGATGATGCTTCATACCAACTGGGATAAAGAG GCTGAAATAGCCCGGGCTAGGACTAGAGTTCAGGAATCAGATGACACAATAACATTTGCGTGA
- the LOC119329613 gene encoding flavonoid 3'-monooxygenase CYP75B4-like yields the protein MNTRAPAVLAYRSNATMHLVAMDIPLPLLLSTLAVAVGVCYVLATFFRADKGRAPLPPGPRGWPVLGNLPQLGGKTHQTMHEMSKVYGPVLRLRFGSSVVVVAGSAGAAEQFLRTHDAKFSSRPPNSGGEHMAYNYQDVVFAPYGPRWRAMRKVCAVNLFSARALDDLRGFREREAALMVRSLVDAAATGGVVAVGKAANVCTTNALSRAAVGLRVFAAAGAELGAKEFKEIVLEVMEVGGVLNVGDFVPALRWLDPQGVVARLKKLHRRFDDMMNGIIAERRAGGSTAGEEKEGKDLLGLLLAMVQEDKSLTGGEEDRITDTDVKALILNLFVAGTETTSTIVEWAVAELIRHPDMLKRAQEEMDAVVGRDRLVSESDLPRLTFLNAVIKETFRLHPSTPLSLPRMASEECEVAGYRIPKGTELLVNVWGIARDPALWPDPLEFRPARFLPGGTHADVDVKGGDFGLIPFGAGRRICAGLSWGLRVVTVTAATLVHSFDWELPAGQTPDKLNMEEAFSLLLQRAVPLMAHPVPRLLPSAYEIA from the exons ATGAACACTCGAGCACCCGCAGTGCTTGCATATCGATCGAACGCAACAATGCACCTCGTCGCCATGGACATCCCTCTCCCGTTGCTCCTCTCCACCTTGGCCGTTGCCGTGGGCGTATGCTATGTGCTGGCCACCTTCTTCCGCGCCGACAAGGGGCGCGCGCCGCTGCCGCCGGGGCCGAGGGGCTGGCCGGTGCTCGGGAACCTCCCGCAGCTCGGCGGCAAGACGCACCAGACCATGCACGAGATGTCCAAGGTGTACGGGCCCGTGCTCCGGCTCCGGTTCGGCAGCTCCGTCGTCGTGGTGGCCGGGTCGGCGGGCGCGGCCGAGCAGTTCCTCCGCACCCACGACGCCAAGTTCAGCAGCCGCCCGCCCAACTCCGGCGGCGAGCACATGGCGTACAACTACCAGGACGTGGTGTTCGCGCCCTACGGCCCCCGGTGGCGCGCGATGAGGAAGGTGTGCGCCGTGAACCTCTTCTCGGCCCGCGCGCTCGACGACCTCCGCGGGTTCCGCGAGCGggaggccgcgctcatggtgaggtCCCTCGTTGATGCCGCTGCTACCGGCGGGGTGGTGGCGGTCGGCAAGGCGGCGAACGTGTGCACGACCAACGCTCTCTCGCGGGCGGCGGTGGGGCTCCGGGTGTTCGCCGCGGCCGGCGCCGAGCTTGGCGCCAAGGAGTTCAAGGAGATCGTgctggaggtgatggaggtgggcgGCGTGCTCAACGTCGGGGACTTCGTGCCGGCTCTCCGGTGGCTCGACCCGCAGGGTGTTGTTGCCAGGTTGAAGAAACTGCACCGCCGGTTCGACGACATGATGAACGGGATCATCGCCGAGAGAAGGGCCGGAGGTAGCACGGCcggcgaggagaaggaaggtaaggacCTGCTCGGCTTGCTGCTCGCCATGGTGCAGGAAGACAAGTCCCTCACCGGCGGCGAGGAGGACAGGATCACGGACACGGACGTCAAGGCGCTCATACTG aactTGTTCGTGGCGGGCACGGAGACGACGTCGACGATAGTGGAGTGGGCGGTGGCGGAGCTGATCCGGCACCCGGACATGCTGAAGCGGGCGCAGGAGGAGATGGACGCCGTCGTGGGCCGGGACAGGCTCGTCTCGGAGTCCGACCTGCCGCGCCTCACGTTCCTGAACGCGGTCATCAAGGAGACCTTCCGGCTGCACCCGTCGACGCCGCTCTCGCTGCCGCGGATGGCCTCCGAGGAGTGCGAGGTCGCCGGCTACCGCATCCCCAAGGGCACGGAGCTGCTGGTCAACGTGTGGGGCATCGCCCGCGACCCGGCCCTGTGGCCCGACCCGCTCGAGTTCCGGCCCGCCCGGTTCCTCCCGGGAGGGACCCACGCCGACGTCGACGTCAAGGGGGGCGACTTCGGGCTGATCCCGTTCGGGGCCGGCCGGCGGATCTGCGCGGGCCTCAGCTGGGGCCTGCGGGTGGTCACCGTGACGGCGGCCACGCTCGTGCACTCGTTCGACTGGGAGCTGCCGGCGGGCCAGACGCCCGACAAGCTCAACATGGAGGAGGCCTTCTCTCTGCTGCTGCAGCGGGCCGTGCCGCTGATGGCCCACCCGGTGCCCAGGCTGCTCCCGTCGGCGTACGAAATTGCATAA
- the LOC119329615 gene encoding putative UPF0496 protein 2, with product MEMLAGVQDGLNIEQEYINAMRTQSNVRFLSNKEEMEALLQPQQDLILPMLHRMGQKKSAEIKLAMSGYFDASAEASEICKQLLRNIKNTESNYQSMDSFLASIGCTTAPSSTSLALETIPGRSNPFSTTTRSNFRQIHDRYSSVLKTIKSSHRKVAKKLKIVKIIKKLSRTCLVIAGGAVAIGIAAHLLVFSLLVGSALMGLCPIAVKRRVTRLKRSKTESLQQLQEQLDTAAKGTYVLGRDFDTVSQLAVRLSDGIERENAMATYCMEMVDEKYPVQEMVLELRRSCSSSRRLAIELEEHVGLCLATIHRARVLVIEEISKQA from the coding sequence ATGGAGATGCTGGCGGGCGTGCAAGATGGCCTGAACATAGAGCAAGAGTATATCAACGCGATGCGCACGCAGTCTAACGTGCGCTTCTTATCAAACAAGGAAGAGATGGAAGCCCTTCTTCAGCCTCAGCAAGATCTCATCCTTCCGATGCTTCACAGAATGGGGCAGAAAAAATCTGCTGAAATCAAGCTCGCAATGTCCGGTTACTTTGATGCCAGTGCTGAGGCCTCGGAGATCTGCAAGCAGCTACTGAGGAATATCAAGAACACCGAAAGCAACTACCAATCAATGGACAGCTTCCTTGCAAGCATAGGCTGTACTACTGCCCCTAGTAGTACCTCCCTTGCACTGGAAACAATCCCGGGTAGAAGCAACCCTTTCAGCACCACCACAAGGAGCAATTTCAGACAGATTCATGACAGGTACTCCTCCGTGCTCAAGACCATCAAATCAAGTCACAGGAAagtggcaaagaagctcaagatagTGAAAATCATCAAGAAGCTCTCAAGGACTTGCCTTGTCATTGCCGGTGGTGCGGTTGCCATTGGGATTGCAGCACACCTGCTGGTCTTTAGCCTTCTGGTTGGATCTGCGCTCATGGGGCTCTGCCCTATTGCGGTCAAGAGGAGGGTCACGAGGCTGAAACGTTCTAAGACAGAGTCTTTGCAGCAGCTGCAGGAGCAACTTGATACTGCCGCAAAGGGCACATATGTTCTTGGCAGGGACTTCGACACGGTGAGCCAACTCGCCGTGCGCCTCTCTGATGGTATCGAGCGGGAGAATGCAATGGCAACATATTGCATGGAGATGGTGGATGAGAAGTATCCGGTGCAGGAGATGGTGTTGGAGCTGAGGAGGAGTTGTTCCAGCTCTAGGAGATTGGCCATAGAGCTAGAAGAGCACGTGGGCCTGTGCCTTGCTACAATCCATAGAGCTAGAGTTTTGGTGATCGAAGAGATCTCCAAGCAAGCATGA